A single Lolium perenne isolate Kyuss_39 chromosome 6, Kyuss_2.0, whole genome shotgun sequence DNA region contains:
- the LOC139832418 gene encoding uncharacterized protein yields MDPTKILNVRFHFGGEFVRIGRSMDYVGGDQAISEIERDKLSLQEVKGFLKDHLEVKDSMKMYFHVPGTELAEGLVFLHDDIGCVHMAEYVCVDGVADVFVEYHGEEENVYNSSGSDFEDDYVNLFGEKPDEIISAEVVKSDEEIEAVVSQVCNPSQVPSQRPSFEMQEPHVLPETEDSGDSSDSSDDNEYMPHSEDSGEDSEVVELRKHARKFKKRMKDSKSWINSDSPVPVNLIANMEEQIGDEEKDWNFESSDEDYSYDEDSDGEIKRRKSKYLRFNPKADIPHFALEMVFRSKNQVCKALRRYGIVTKRSIVFIKSEVDRVRAKCGWPGCPWLIYVAKSTRCSRFQVITYEDEHRCANNRDNKLVTAKVIAQRYEHFILANPMWKIESMQSTVLQDMCADVSTSKCKHAKKLVMDRLMCGLKNEYTRVFDYQLELLRSNPGSTVAVCLDPTNMHQNIFQSFYVCFDALKKGFKAGCRRVIGLDGCFFKGAVKGELLCAIGRDANNQMYPVAWAVVEQETNETWAWFIGLLIKDLDIHSNGAGWVFISDQQKGLIKAMKDYLPGAEHRMCARHIYANWRKKYRAHEWQKKFWAVAKAANKQDFNYYKAKLAQETPDGVKDMMRTQPEHWARSFFSLGSHCESIDNNMCESFNHAIVEARFYPIISMQEKIRKKIFVRIQEQRKKAEKFHGKICPSIFNKLKASIARTQFMEVLWNGKDGFEVKLLTGRRRQYTVSLDKRSCSCGYFQLSGIPCSHAITAIYKCGKLVEDYIAPCYSIDVFKKIYEHCLQPVEGEEMWPISEKPRPQAPGYVRMPGRPKKNNRRREEQEKPKTKKMSKHGIVIVCSLCGNPGHNKSGCKNNPERGKKKYAHLVKTSRKTKTTEAPQASSPSQPAAQTQPAAPAARSEATAPTSRFKPPRKSSGTVETGASASAQAGPSGNAQTGARRGRKRAASSVPSYCYFTSNKLCRSCLTCSLWKPVLGKQLLHRIRGAQLVLHLPSARLQEHLASSSFSAVLWSPWSC; encoded by the exons ATGGACCCGACAAAGATACTCAACGTGCGATTTCACTTTGGCGGCGAGTTCGTCCGCATTGGCCGTAGTATGGACTACGTGGGTGGAGATCAAGCGATTTCAGAGATAGAGAGGGACAAGTTGTCACTGCAGGAGGTTAAAGGATTTCTTAAAGATCATTTAGAAGTGAAGGATTCAATGAAAATGTATTTCCATGTTCCAGGGACTGAACTTGCTGAAGGTTTGGTTTTTCTACATGATGACATTGGTTGTGTGCATATGGCAGAGTATGTATGTGTTGATGGAGTTGCAGATGTGTTTGTGGAATATCATGGGGAGGAGGAGAATGTTTACAATAGCAGTGGAAGTGATTTTGAGGATGATTATGTGAATCTGTTTGGAGAAAAACCTGATGAAATAATTAGTGCTGAAGTTGTTAAATCTGATGAAGAGATTGAAGCGGTGGTATCACAAGTGTGCAATCCTAGTCAGGTTCCTTCGCAAAGGCCATCTTTTGAAATGCAAGAACCCCATGTGTTACCTGAAACTGAAGACAGTGGTGATAGTTCAGATTCTAGTGATGACAATGAGTACATGCCACACAGTGAAGATAGTGGTGAAGATTCAGAAGTAGTTGAATTGAGGAAACATGCTAGGAAATTTAAGAAGAGAATGAAGGATTCAAAAAGCTGGATTAATTCAGATAGTCCAGTTCCAGTAAATCTGATTGCTAATatggaagaacaaataggagatgaggagaaggactggAATTTTGAGTCATCTGATGAAGACTACAGCTATGATGAGGATTCAGATGGAGAGATTAAGAGGAGGAAAAGCAAATATCTCAGATTTAACCCTAAAGCAGATATTCCTCACTttgcattagaaatggtatttagAAGCAAAAACCAGGTGTGCAAAGCTTTGAGGAGGTATGGAATAGTTACCAAAAGGAGCATAGTGTTCATCAAATCAGAAGTGGATAGGGTTAGGGCCAAGTGTGGGTGGCCAGGCTGTCCTTGGCTCATTTATGTTGCAAAATCAACAAGATGTTCCAGATTTCAGGTGATAACATATGAAGATGAACACAGGTGTGCAAATAACAGAGACAACAAGCTTGTCACTGCCAAGGTTATTGCACAAAGATATGAACACTTTATCTTAGCAAATCCTATGTGGAAAATTGAAAGCATGCAATCAACTGTGTTGCAAGATATGTGTGCTGATGTGTCAACTTCTAAGTGCAAACATGCCAAGAAACTAGTGATGGACAGACTCATGTGTGGACTGAAAAACGAGTACACTAGAGTGTTTGATTATCAGTTGGAATTACTTAGGAGCAACCCTGGTAGTACTGTGGCAGTTTGCTTGGATCCAACCAACATGCACCAAAATATTTTCCAGAGTTTCTATGTTTGCTTTGATGCACTGAAGAAAGGTTTCAAGGCTGGTTGCAGGAGAGTGATTGGACTGGATGGATGCTTCTTCAAAGGTGCAGTAAAGGGTGAACTTTTGTGTGCGATTGGCAGGGATGCCAACAACCAGATGTACCCAGTGGCATGGGCAGTAGTTGAGCAGGAAACAAATGAAACTTGGGCATGGTTTATTGGCCTTCTCATCAAGGATCTGGATATTCATAGTAATGGAGCAGGGTGGGTGTTCATTTCTGATCAACAGAAGGGTTTGATCAAAGCTATGAAAGATTATCTTCCAGGTGCAGAACATAGGATGTGCGCTAGACACATTTATGCAAACTGGAGAAAGAAGTACAGAGCACATGAGTGGCAGAAAAAGTTCTGGGCAGTTGCCAAAGCAGCAAACAAACAAGATTTTAATTATTACAAGGCCAAACTTGCACAAGAAACACCAGATGGGGTAAAGGATATGATGAGAACACAACCAGAGCATTGGGCGAGATCATTTTTCTCACTGGGAAGCCACTGTGAGTCAATTGACAACAATATGTGTGAATCATTTAATCATGCAATTGTTGAAGCAAGATTTTATCCAATAATTTCCATGCAAGAGAAAATCAGGAAAAAAATCTTTGTTAGAATTCAGGAACAAAGGAAGAAAGCTGAAAAGTTCCATGGGAAAATTTGTCCAAGCATATTTAATAAGTTGAAGGCCAGCATTGCAAGGACACAATTCATGGAGGTTCTATGGAATGGTAAAGATGGATTTGAAGTAAAGTTGTTAACTGGGAGAAGAAGACAGTATACTGTCAGTCTTGACAAAAGGAGTTGCTCTTGTGGATACTTCCAGTTGTCAGGCATTCCTTGTTCCCACGCAATAACAGCCATCTATAAGTGCGGGAAATTAGTGGAAGATTACATTGCTCCTTGCTACTCCATTGATGTGTTCAAGAAGATTTATGAGCACTGCTTGCAGCCTGTAGAAGGTGAGGAGATGTGGCCTATTTCAGAAAAGCCTAGACCCCAAGCTCCAGGATATGTGAGAATGCCAGGGAGGCCTAAGAAAAATAACAGGAGGAGGGAAGAGCAAgagaaaccaaaaacaaagaaaatgagcaAACATGGCATTGTGATTGTTTGTTCTTTATGTGGCAATCCTGGACACAACAAATCTGGATGCAAGAATAATCCAGAGAGGGGCAAAAAGAAGTATGCACACCTTGTGAAGactagcagaaaaacaaagacaaCAGAG GCCCCGCAAGCTTCTTCACCTTCGCAGCCTGCTGCACAAACTCAACCAGCTGCACCTGCAGCAAGATCTGAAGCAACTGCACCTACTTCAAGATTTAAACCTCCCAGGAAGAGTTCTGGAACTGTAGAAACCGGTGCATCTGCAAGTGCACAAGCTGGACCTTCTGGAAATGCACAAACTGGAGCAAGAAGAGGGAGGAAGAG